The stretch of DNA GCGGTGCGCCACTCACTTTCGGCGCCGACCTGCGAGAAACCGATCACCAGTGGCTTGGCGGCGAAGGCGGATGGCACGCTGAGTGTGATGGCGGCGGCCAACGCGGTGACCAATACGGTTCTGCGATTGCATGTCATGGCAAGTCTCCTGATAAGATTTTTTATATTGTTATTTGGATCAATACTATGAGAAACATAAATATCTATCCAATGATATTTTCACACTCTGCGATATCTTTTTTGGTATATCAACGCAACAAGCGCAGACCGTAAAGCCCTCCCGCCACCGAGCCGTCACGGGCGACGAACTTGACGATCAGCTTGCCAGCCTGCGCTGTACCTGCGGGAATCGGGTAGTCGCGGGTGTAAATCTCCTGTGGCGCGCTGGCGTCGAGACGCACTTCGGCCAGCAGCTTGTCGTTGACAAGAATATCGAAACGGCGTCCGGCATCCAGTTTTGAATATGTCAGCCGCAGAGTACGCGCCTCTCCCTTCTTGTCGGTCAGCTCATAGCTGAACCATCTGGTCGCATGGCGCCAGTGCTTGCCCTTGTTGATGCCGGCGTCCGCGCCTTCAGCCTTGAAGAAGTGGTCGGATTCCGGTTGCTGTTCGCCCGGCGCCACCTGGTCGATGGTTCGGGCGTCTAGCGCAAGGCGCTCCTTTTCGTCCTCGGCGGCCTTGGCGCGGCGCTCGGCCAGGTCGCCCGGCGTGGAATATGGCCAGTAAACGACGTAACGCGCATCGTGCACGCGGAAGAACGGCACGAAGGTGGTCGGGCCGGCGTCCACCGACTGCACCAGTCCCGGCGCCATAAAGGTCAACGGTCGGCCGGGAACGGGACGGAAGCGGTTGGCAAACGCCGCGCTGTCGCTGACCAGCACCGGCGCCTGCTCCAGCGGGCATACAGGTCCGCTGGCGATGTGGCCCATGCGGCTATCGTCGGCCAGGTAGTTAAGCTGCTCGCCGGGGAATGGATTGGTCTTTGCGGCGAGCACCACAGGACCGTGCAGCACGGCGTAGTAAGCGGATTTGTCGGGCATCTGCTCCAGCCGCGTTGTCATCGGCAGGTGGATCTCAACCCTGTCACCATCGCGCCACGCGCGGCGCACGTTGACGTAACGGTCGGCGCCAATGGCGGCGGCCACCGGCTTGCCGTTGACGGTGATACGCAAGGCGCCCTGTTTGACCCACTCGGGATAGCGCAGCTTCAGTGTGAAAGTCTTGTTGCCCTTGACGGTGATGGTGCTGCGGTCTTCATCCGGGAATCGGTTGGTCTGGCGGATTTGCACACCCTGTTCGCGCCAATCCAGCGTGGATGGAATGAACAGGTTGATGTACAGGTTGTCGCCGCGATGGGCATAAATAAATTCTCCGTATTTCGCGTGGCTTTCCAGCCCGGAGCCGACGCAGCACCACATGGCTTTTTGCGGCTGCGAGTAGACGCGGTAGTGATTCGGCCGCATCGGCGTGAAGTAGACGAAGCCACCGCTGTCAGGCCGCTGCGACGAAAGTATATGGTTGTACAGCGCGCGCTCGTAGTAGTCGGCGTAGCTGCCTTTGGCATCGCCGAGGAACAGCAACTCAGTGAGCTTGAGCATATTGTAGGTGTTGCAGGTCTCCGGGCCTTCCACCTCTTCGATCATTGGGCCGAAGTCTTTGTCGTCGTGGAAGTGCTCCTTGACGCTGTTGCCGCCGATGGCGACGGTGCGGTGATCGTGGACGGTCTGCCAGAAAAAGGCGGCAGCGTGCTGCCAGTCTTTGCGGCTGGTGATGTCGCCGATGCGTTTGAAACCGATGACTTTCGGGATCTGGGTATTGGCGTGCAGGCCGGTGAGCTGGTCCTTGTTTTCTTCCAACGGGCGCAGAATGGCTTGATGGGAGAAGCGGATCGCCAGTTCCATGTACTTCTGCTGGCCGGTCATTTGTGCCACGTCGGCCAGCACTTCATTCATGCCGCCGTGTTCCGCGCGCAGCATGGATTGCATTTGTTCGTCGCTCAGGTGTGAGGTCAGGTCCAGCGTCCAGTCGCATAGGACGATCAGCATGGCGCGGGCGTCCTGGTTGCTGGCGTAGGTATAGGCGTCGCGCAAACCGGCGTAAGTTTTGTGGAGGTTGTACCACGGGACCCATTTGCCGTTGACCGAGAAGTTATCGGCTTGCAGTTTGCCTTGGGCGATGTCGCGCCATGCGGACGCGCCGCCGGGAACGCCGCCGATGTAGCCGTCACCATTGGCTTGCTGGCAGCGTTTGAGTTCTGCGACGAAGTAATTCAGGCGCTTGAGGACTTCTTCATCGCCGGTGGCTGCGTACATCAAGGCGAGCGCCGACAGGTAATGGCCGCCCATGTGGCCATCGAGGCCTGTGGACTCCCAGTTGCCGTAGGTCGGCTGCTTAAGCGGCAGGCCCGCTTCGCGCAGGAAAGGCGCAAGCAGACGGTCGGCGTCAAGCGACAGGATGTAGCGCAGATCGGTGCGCTGCGCTTCCAGAAAAGGACTGGGTCCAAGGCGCACGTCGCTCAGCGGGAATAGCGCGACCTGTCCCTGAGAACCGGCGGCACCCTCAGCCCGCGCGGCCGGCGTCACAGTGGCAAACGCGCCATGCGACACCACCGAGGCAGCTGCGCCGGCGGCCAGCTTCAGCGCGCGGCGGCGGGAGGACTTGCGCGGGCTGGCCATTATTTCGCCGGCAGCTGGTTGCTGCGGTATTTATTCAAATCCGCCTGATCGACTGTCGGCCAGCCGGCGGCGTCAAACTTCATCTCCATGATCTTGAGCTTTTGCAGATAATTATCCGCAGTCTCATAAGCATGCAGCACAAGGTAATCCTTGCCGTCCATGGTGTAAGCGCTGTTGTGGCCCAAGCCCTTCCAGTCCTTATCGCCCGCAATCACCAGTGTGCCGCCGCCCTTCATCATGTCAACGCCGTTCTTGTCCAGATACGGCCCCGCCACCTCCTTCGAGCGGCCGACCATCACATGGTAAGTGCTGTCAGCCTTCTTGCAGCACAGCCCAAACGACACGAACAGATAATAGTAATCGCCCTTCTTGAAGATAAACGGCGCCTCGATCTCGCCCGGTCCCGCCTTCTCGGTGGCTGCAGCTTCGCCGCTGGTGCGGCTGGCGATGGCATGCCACTCCTGCGGTTCCGCGATGCCAGTCCAATCCTTATTCAGCTTGACCAGTTTCAGCCCGCTCCAGAAAGAGCCGAACGACATCCAGGCATTGCCCTTGCCATCCTCGATCACATTCGGATCGATAGCGTTCCAGTCGTCCCGCACCGGCACCGACTGCAACACCATCCCCTTGTCCACCCACTTGTAGTCAGGAGAACGAGGGTTCAATGTTTTATTAACGGTGACGCCAATGCCGGACGTGTTTTTTCCAAAGCCCGAAACGGAATAATACAAGTAGTATTGACCGTCATGGAACTGGATGTCCGGCGCCCAGATATGGTCGTCAAACGTCGGCGCTGCTTTCTTCGCCCACACCGGCTGGCCCTTGAACACGCGGCCCTCCGGCGTCCAGTTCTTCATATCCTTCGAACTGTAGAAAGTGATACCCGGCCCTGTGCTAAACACATAGTAGGTATCGCCTTCCTTCGCCATCACCGGATCATGCACGCTGACTTCCTTGGCCGAGCATCCCATGGCCGCCAACGCCAACGCCACCGTCGATAAAACATGCTTCATTGCGAACCTCTTCTTAATTACCCGTACGTGCGCCCCAGATGGATACGCCTTCCACCGATTGCGCCGTCCACGTCACCACAAATGCGCTGGCGTTGGTATTCCACTGGCGCGACAAAACGCCGGAGAAAGTACCGGCGGTACCAAGCGAAATGGTGACATTGTTATTGCCGTCATGCTTCCACGTGCCGGTCGCCGCCCCAGTCACCGTGCCGTCCGACGCCAGCAGGACATTCGCAGACGACTTGATCGTCGTCGTAATATCCTTGCCGTGGTTGATCATCTTGTACGTGCCCACCGCATCGGCCGCAGTCACAACGGCCGACAGCGCCGTCGTATTCTTGCTAAGCGGCGCGTAGCGGAATGGCGCCACCACCGGCCAACCGTCGCCATTGATGAACATCTCATGCACGCGGATCTGATGCAGTTCGCCCTGATTCGGGAAGCGCGTATGGAAGATCAGGAAGTGCTGGCCGGTCGACGCTTCGTAATAGGCCGAGTTATGGCCAGGCGACACATAGCCCAGCGGTGTACCGGTCTCGCCGGCCGCCAGCGCGAACTGGTAGTTCCCCATGATCTTCTGGCCGTATGGCGCGATCGACGCATCGTCAAACAGCGGCAGCGTCGGATTGGCCTTCACGTTGGCCATGTCGGTGCCCTTCGCGTCTACATACGGACCGTCTGGATTCAGCGAACGCGATACGCGCATGTTGTACGCGCCGTTCGCATCCAGCCCGCCAAAGGACGTGAACAGGTAGTAGAACTTCGACTGCGGGCTATACAGCACATAGGCGCCTTCGATCCGCGCGTGATTACCACCCAGCAGATGCTTGCCGTAACCCTGACCTGGTTTCTGCAAACCGGTGGTGGTGTCCATCTCCAGGATGAAGATACCGCCCGAGTAGGAGCCGTAAATCATCCACAGCTTGCCGTTCTGATCGAAGAAGGTGTTCGGATCGACCACGTTGGGCATGGTCAGCGCGTCGTAGATCGTCACGCCATCCTCGCCCGGCAGCCCCCACATGCCCGACTTGAGCAGGATCTGCTTGTTGACGTACGGGCCTTCCACCTTGTCCGCGACCGCGACACCCAGCGCGGAGCGCGGAGAGTCTCCCTTGCAAGCGCAGTAGTAGTGATAGAACTTGCCGTCGGCGAGTTTGACCACGTCCGGCGCCCACAGGTCGGTAACCTGCGCCCAGGCGAAGGTATCGGCCAACGCGGTCACCACGTTGTTGAACAGCGGATTGGCCGTATTGACGCCATCGGCGATCTTGGTCCAGTTCATCAGGTCCGTCGACTTGGCCGCCGCCAGGTGCGAGCCGAAGACGTAAAACGTGCCGTCCACCTTGATGACGGATGGATCGTGGACCGAAGCTTCGGCGAACGTAATGGACGTCGGCGCTGGTGTAGGCACCGGCGTTGGTGTTGGCGTAGGTGTCGGCGTAGGTGTCGGCGTGGGCGTCGGTGTCGGCGTTGGCGTGGCGGCGACAGTGCTGCCGCCTCCTCCTCCACCACAGCCGGCCAGCACCAGCGCCACGCCGCCGGCCGTAATCACCTTGCGGCGCGTGATTTTGATATCGTCCATGC from Duganella dendranthematis encodes:
- a CDS encoding glycoside hydrolase family 127 protein — protein: MASPRKSSRRRALKLAAGAAASVVSHGAFATVTPAARAEGAAGSQGQVALFPLSDVRLGPSPFLEAQRTDLRYILSLDADRLLAPFLREAGLPLKQPTYGNWESTGLDGHMGGHYLSALALMYAATGDEEVLKRLNYFVAELKRCQQANGDGYIGGVPGGASAWRDIAQGKLQADNFSVNGKWVPWYNLHKTYAGLRDAYTYASNQDARAMLIVLCDWTLDLTSHLSDEQMQSMLRAEHGGMNEVLADVAQMTGQQKYMELAIRFSHQAILRPLEENKDQLTGLHANTQIPKVIGFKRIGDITSRKDWQHAAAFFWQTVHDHRTVAIGGNSVKEHFHDDKDFGPMIEEVEGPETCNTYNMLKLTELLFLGDAKGSYADYYERALYNHILSSQRPDSGGFVYFTPMRPNHYRVYSQPQKAMWCCVGSGLESHAKYGEFIYAHRGDNLYINLFIPSTLDWREQGVQIRQTNRFPDEDRSTITVKGNKTFTLKLRYPEWVKQGALRITVNGKPVAAAIGADRYVNVRRAWRDGDRVEIHLPMTTRLEQMPDKSAYYAVLHGPVVLAAKTNPFPGEQLNYLADDSRMGHIASGPVCPLEQAPVLVSDSAAFANRFRPVPGRPLTFMAPGLVQSVDAGPTTFVPFFRVHDARYVVYWPYSTPGDLAERRAKAAEDEKERLALDARTIDQVAPGEQQPESDHFFKAEGADAGINKGKHWRHATRWFSYELTDKKGEARTLRLTYSKLDAGRRFDILVNDKLLAEVRLDASAPQEIYTRDYPIPAGTAQAGKLIVKFVARDGSVAGGLYGLRLLR
- a CDS encoding arabinan endo-1,5-alpha-L-arabinosidase is translated as MKHVLSTVALALAAMGCSAKEVSVHDPVMAKEGDTYYVFSTGPGITFYSSKDMKNWTPEGRVFKGQPVWAKKAAPTFDDHIWAPDIQFHDGQYYLYYSVSGFGKNTSGIGVTVNKTLNPRSPDYKWVDKGMVLQSVPVRDDWNAIDPNVIEDGKGNAWMSFGSFWSGLKLVKLNKDWTGIAEPQEWHAIASRTSGEAAATEKAGPGEIEAPFIFKKGDYYYLFVSFGLCCKKADSTYHVMVGRSKEVAGPYLDKNGVDMMKGGGTLVIAGDKDWKGLGHNSAYTMDGKDYLVLHAYETADNYLQKLKIMEMKFDAAGWPTVDQADLNKYRSNQLPAK
- a CDS encoding glycoside hydrolase family 43 protein, whose protein sequence is MDDIKITRRKVITAGGVALVLAGCGGGGGGSTVAATPTPTPTPTPTPTPTPTPTPTPVPTPAPTSITFAEASVHDPSVIKVDGTFYVFGSHLAAAKSTDLMNWTKIADGVNTANPLFNNVVTALADTFAWAQVTDLWAPDVVKLADGKFYHYYCACKGDSPRSALGVAVADKVEGPYVNKQILLKSGMWGLPGEDGVTIYDALTMPNVVDPNTFFDQNGKLWMIYGSYSGGIFILEMDTTTGLQKPGQGYGKHLLGGNHARIEGAYVLYSPQSKFYYLFTSFGGLDANGAYNMRVSRSLNPDGPYVDAKGTDMANVKANPTLPLFDDASIAPYGQKIMGNYQFALAAGETGTPLGYVSPGHNSAYYEASTGQHFLIFHTRFPNQGELHQIRVHEMFINGDGWPVVAPFRYAPLSKNTTALSAVVTAADAVGTYKMINHGKDITTTIKSSANVLLASDGTVTGAATGTWKHDGNNNVTISLGTAGTFSGVLSRQWNTNASAFVVTWTAQSVEGVSIWGARTGN